In Muribaculum gordoncarteri, the genomic window ATACATCCCTCAAGCACCGCGCCCATCGTTCCCGAATATATGATCGAGTTACCCGAATTGGAACCGTGGTTGATTCCCGACAGGATGAAATCGGGACGGCGGTCAAGCACGGCGTGCATTCCGAGCTTCACACAGTCGACCGGGGTACCGTTGACCGAGTATATCGCAGCACCGTTGTAATCTTCGTGGCGATTTATCTGAAGCACCTTGTTGACCGAAATAGCCGACGACTGCCCCGAATGGGGTGCATCGGGAGCAATGGCTACCACATCGCCCATCGACTTTACATAATCAATGAGCAGATGAAGACCGGGTGCAAAAACGCTGTCGTCGTTGGTAATTAATATGAGAGGGCGGTTGGTTGGCATAGCTTTATAGCGCTGAAAAATTAGTGATTTACAAAAATACGGATAATTTCCTATATCCGCAATCGGGCATCGGAGGCATAGTTATCAACAAAAAGTGGCATTTATCAACATTTAACTCATTTTGAGCACAATAGTAGAGGCTTCATTGATTATATTTTTTTTATCTTTGCAATGCTAATTGTAACTACACACTATGGGTAAAATCATTGCAATCGCCAATCAGAAAGGCGGCGTGGGAAAAACCACAACAACAATCAATCTTGCCGCCTCACTTGCCAATCAAGGCAAGAAAGTGCTCATAATCGATGCCGACCCGCAGGCCAACGCCACATCAGGCTATGGCATAGACCCCAAAAGCATGTCATCGTCGATCTATGAGTGCCTTGTCGACGACTACCCCATCGACGGCTCGCAGGTTGCCACCTGTGTCAAGGGGCTTGACCTCGTTGGCTCGCGCATCGACCTTGCGGGAGCCGAGCTTGAGCTCGTGAGCAAGCCCAATCGCGAAAAAATCCTGCGCAACGTACTCGCCTCGATAAGCGACAAATACGACTATATACTCATCGACTGCTCGCCGTCGCTCGGACTGATAACCGTCAACGCCCTCACAGCGGCCAATTCCGTGATAATACCGGTACAAGCCGAATACTTCGCCCTGGAAGGCATCAGCAAGCTGCTCAACACCATACGCATAATCAAGTCGAAGCTCAATCCCTCGCTCGAAATCGAAGGATTCCTGCTCACGATGTATGACGCACGCCTGCGCCTCGCCAACCAGATATACGAAGAGCTGAAAGGCCACTTCGGCGACATGGTGTTCAACACCGTCATTCCCCGCAACATCAGGCTCAGCGAAGCTCCGTCACACGGACTCCCCGCCCTCATCTACGACCCGGAAAGCCGAGGAGCCACAAGCCACACCATGCTGGCCAAAGAGCTCATCGCAAAGTCGCGAAAGGCCGCCGTCGAGCAACCTGCATAATTTACATTTTGTTTCACTCTCCTAAACCTCTCTACACAACGACAAGACATGGCATCACCTAAACGTAACGCACTCGGGCGAGGACTTGACTCGCTAATATCGATGGACGATGTTCCCGCACGCGGATCATCGGCTATAAACGACATCGATGTCGAACTAATATCACCCAATCCCGACCAACCACGAACCACATTTGACGAAGAGGCTCTTGACGAACTCGCCACATCGATTCGCGAGTTGGGAATAATACAGCCCCTCTCGTTACGTAAAACCGGGCCCAATTCCTATCAGATAATCGCCGGCGAACGACGCTACCGCGCCGCCATAAAAGCCGGACTGACATCGGTGCCGGCCTATATACGCACGGCCAACGACAGCGAGCTCACCGAGATGGC contains:
- a CDS encoding ParA family protein yields the protein MGKIIAIANQKGGVGKTTTTINLAASLANQGKKVLIIDADPQANATSGYGIDPKSMSSSIYECLVDDYPIDGSQVATCVKGLDLVGSRIDLAGAELELVSKPNREKILRNVLASISDKYDYILIDCSPSLGLITVNALTAANSVIIPVQAEYFALEGISKLLNTIRIIKSKLNPSLEIEGFLLTMYDARLRLANQIYEELKGHFGDMVFNTVIPRNIRLSEAPSHGLPALIYDPESRGATSHTMLAKELIAKSRKAAVEQPA